The Agromyces sp. LHK192 genome includes a window with the following:
- a CDS encoding 4-(cytidine 5'-diphospho)-2-C-methyl-D-erythritol kinase translates to MTIAAADESVHVRAPGKINLFMRVGEAGADGYHDVATAYQAVSLYEDLRAWPDDRISVSFTGTVDTAGLPTDGSNLAVKAAKLLAKATGVPEGVRLEITKHVPIAGGMGGGSADAAATLVACDALWGTALPREELHALAAKLGADVPFALTGGTAIGTGRGDRLSPALATGSFHWVLAIADHGLSTPQVYRELDVLRVEEAGRPMPWSAPAGSPSVDAAVLHALRAGDAAHLAAALHNDLQAAAVRLSPSLAELIDLGEQAGALAGIVSGSGPTVAFLAESSEDAIALQVGLSAARITAVHAHGPVHGARVLPV, encoded by the coding sequence ATGACCATCGCGGCGGCCGACGAGTCGGTGCACGTCCGGGCGCCGGGCAAGATCAACCTCTTCATGCGCGTCGGCGAGGCCGGCGCCGACGGCTACCACGACGTCGCCACCGCCTATCAGGCCGTCTCACTCTACGAAGACCTGCGCGCCTGGCCCGACGACCGCATCTCGGTCTCGTTCACCGGCACCGTCGACACCGCGGGCCTGCCGACCGACGGCTCGAACCTCGCCGTCAAGGCCGCGAAGCTGCTCGCCAAGGCCACCGGCGTACCCGAGGGCGTTCGGCTCGAGATCACGAAGCACGTCCCGATCGCGGGCGGCATGGGCGGCGGGTCGGCGGATGCCGCGGCCACGCTCGTCGCCTGCGACGCGCTCTGGGGCACGGCGCTGCCGCGCGAGGAACTCCACGCGCTCGCCGCGAAGCTCGGTGCCGACGTGCCCTTCGCCCTGACCGGTGGAACGGCCATCGGCACGGGGCGCGGCGACCGGCTGAGCCCCGCCCTGGCGACGGGCTCGTTCCACTGGGTGCTGGCGATCGCCGACCACGGACTCTCCACGCCGCAGGTGTACCGGGAGCTCGACGTGCTCCGCGTCGAGGAGGCCGGACGCCCGATGCCGTGGAGCGCCCCCGCCGGTTCGCCGAGCGTCGACGCGGCCGTGCTCCACGCGCTCCGCGCGGGCGACGCCGCCCATCTCGCGGCGGCCCTGCACAACGACCTCCAGGCCGCGGCCGTGCGGCTCTCGCCGTCGCTGGCGGAGCTCATCGACCTCGGGGAGCAGGCCGGGGCGCTGGCCGGCATCGTCTCCGGCTCGGGACCGACCGTGGCGTTCCTGGCCGAGTCGAGCGAAGACGCCATCGCCCTCCAGGTCGGGTTGTCTGCCGCCCGGATCACGGCGGTGCACGCGCACGGCCCCGTCCACGGCGCTCGAGTCCTCCCCGTCTGA
- a CDS encoding MarR family winged helix-turn-helix transcriptional regulator — protein sequence MAEADEVDRIVEDWERERPDLDFSPLQVLSRVGRLGKHLDRARKQAFERSELESWEFDVLSALRRAGSPYRLSPKALLQQTLVSSGTMTNRIDRLVARGLVSRLTDPKDGRGILVEMSRPGLTRVDAAITRLVDAEAELLRTLPPVEQRRLAALLRKLSLGFD from the coding sequence GTGGCCGAAGCTGACGAGGTGGACCGGATCGTCGAGGACTGGGAGCGCGAGCGCCCCGATCTCGACTTCTCGCCGCTGCAGGTGCTCTCGCGCGTCGGTCGGCTCGGCAAGCACCTGGACCGGGCGCGGAAGCAGGCGTTCGAGCGGTCGGAACTCGAGTCGTGGGAGTTCGACGTGCTCTCGGCGCTCCGCCGGGCCGGTTCCCCGTACCGGCTCTCGCCGAAGGCGCTGCTCCAGCAGACGCTCGTGTCGAGCGGCACCATGACGAATCGCATCGACCGGCTGGTCGCGCGCGGCCTCGTCTCACGTCTCACCGATCCGAAGGACGGCCGGGGCATCCTCGTCGAGATGAGCCGGCCCGGGCTCACGCGCGTCGACGCCGCGATCACCCGGCTCGTCGACGCCGAGGCCGAACTGCTGCGCACGCTGCCGCCCGTCGAGCAGCGCCGGTTGGCCGCGCTGCTGCGCAAGCTCAGCCTCGGGTTCGACTGA
- a CDS encoding MetQ/NlpA family ABC transporter substrate-binding protein, whose product MSRRRSTSILAAFAAVPLVVALAGCAGGSASGDSGSGGDDDVVTIGVVGKSDPQWAPFVEAAAEEGITVELVDFGDYNQPNPALTEGELDLNQFQHIVYLAGYNVDADEDLTPIGSTQIYPLGLYSTKYDSVKDIPEGETVAIPDDPSNLARALLVLQSAGLIELTDGGSIFSTLADIDEAKSKVQVKTLEAALTATSLPDVAAAIINNDFVENAGLSFDDAIAQDDPEDPNALPYVNIFAARAEDKDNETYLKLVEIFQTNADVQAGLDEASGGTGVSLVVPVADLEQSLADVEEDTAAQG is encoded by the coding sequence ATGTCACGTCGCCGTTCCACGTCCATCCTCGCCGCGTTCGCCGCGGTGCCGCTCGTCGTCGCCCTCGCGGGCTGCGCCGGCGGTTCCGCCTCGGGCGACTCCGGTTCGGGCGGTGACGACGACGTCGTGACCATCGGCGTGGTCGGCAAGTCCGACCCGCAGTGGGCCCCGTTCGTCGAGGCCGCCGCCGAGGAGGGCATCACCGTCGAACTCGTCGACTTCGGCGACTACAACCAGCCCAACCCGGCGCTCACCGAGGGCGAGCTCGACCTCAACCAGTTTCAGCACATCGTCTACCTCGCCGGGTACAACGTCGACGCCGACGAGGACCTCACCCCGATCGGCTCGACCCAGATCTACCCCCTCGGCCTCTACTCGACGAAGTACGACTCGGTGAAGGACATCCCCGAGGGCGAGACCGTCGCGATCCCCGACGACCCGTCGAACCTCGCCCGCGCGCTCCTCGTGCTCCAGTCGGCCGGCCTGATCGAGCTCACCGACGGCGGCTCGATCTTCTCCACGCTCGCCGACATCGACGAGGCGAAGTCGAAGGTCCAGGTCAAGACGCTCGAGGCCGCGCTCACCGCGACCTCGCTGCCGGACGTCGCCGCCGCGATCATCAACAACGACTTCGTGGAGAACGCCGGTCTCAGCTTCGACGACGCGATCGCGCAGGACGACCCCGAGGACCCGAACGCCCTCCCGTACGTCAACATCTTCGCCGCACGCGCTGAAGACAAGGACAACGAGACCTACCTGAAGCTGGTCGAGATCTTCCAGACGAACGCCGACGTGCAGGCCGGCCTCGACGAGGCATCCGGCGGCACCGGGGTCTCGCTGGTCGTGCCCGTGGCCGACCTCGAGCAGTCGCTCGCCGACGTCGAGGAGGACACCGCCGCACAGGGCTGA
- a CDS encoding ABC-F family ATP-binding cassette domain-containing protein, whose amino-acid sequence MAHLLGAERLHLEFPTRVVFHEVTLGLDEGHRVGIVGRNGDGKSTLLKLLAGRLEPDGGRVTVRRGIRIGMLDQADTVDPDLTVAAAVVGGIDEHVWAGDAKVRDVIAGLLADVPWHGRVGDLSGGQRRRVALAALLIGDWDVLFLDEPTNHLDVEGIAWLARHLQQRWAKTSGALAVVTHDRWFLDEVCTDTWEVHDGIVEPFEGGYAAYVLQRVERDRMAAASEAKRQNLMRKELAWLRRGAPARTSKPKFRIDAANQLIENEPPVRDKVELSRLAVSRLGKDVVDLLDAGVEYPAPDGGTRTVLRDVEWRIAPGERTGILGVNGAGKSTLLGLVTGAVKPTAGRVKRGTTVRIATLSQELAELAEWADQRVSAVVAEQKRSYTIGSGSKAVELSPGQLLERLGFSNAQLSTPVKNLSGGQRRRLQLLLILLQEPNVLILDEPTNDLDTDMLAAIEDLLDSWPGTLLVVSHDRYLLERVTDQQFGIFDGHLRHLPGGVDQYLELRRQSDAAAPGTAAGRSAGGAGAAGGSVAPAAGAAGRPASGAASSSAPALAGAERRAAEKELASIDRRLEKSQVEIAAHHERLARHDQSDYVGLAALGDELAQLEASVADLETRWLEVSESLES is encoded by the coding sequence ATGGCACATCTCCTCGGCGCCGAGCGCCTGCATCTCGAGTTCCCCACCAGAGTCGTCTTCCACGAGGTGACCCTCGGGCTCGACGAGGGGCATCGGGTCGGCATCGTCGGACGCAACGGCGACGGCAAGTCGACCCTGCTGAAGCTCCTCGCCGGTCGCCTCGAACCCGACGGCGGACGGGTCACCGTGCGGCGGGGCATCCGCATCGGCATGCTCGACCAGGCCGACACCGTCGATCCGGACCTGACCGTCGCCGCCGCGGTCGTCGGCGGCATCGACGAGCACGTCTGGGCGGGCGACGCGAAGGTGCGCGACGTCATCGCGGGGCTCCTCGCGGATGTCCCGTGGCACGGCCGGGTCGGCGACCTCTCGGGCGGGCAGCGCCGGCGGGTCGCGCTCGCGGCGTTGCTCATCGGCGACTGGGACGTGCTGTTCCTGGACGAGCCGACGAACCACCTCGACGTCGAGGGCATCGCGTGGCTCGCCCGCCACCTCCAGCAGCGCTGGGCGAAGACCTCGGGCGCGCTCGCGGTCGTGACGCACGACCGCTGGTTTCTCGACGAGGTGTGCACCGACACCTGGGAGGTGCACGACGGCATCGTCGAGCCGTTCGAGGGCGGATACGCCGCGTACGTGCTGCAGCGCGTCGAGCGCGACCGCATGGCCGCGGCATCCGAGGCGAAGCGGCAGAACCTGATGCGCAAGGAGCTCGCCTGGCTGCGGCGCGGCGCCCCGGCGCGAACGTCGAAGCCGAAGTTCCGCATCGATGCGGCGAACCAGCTCATCGAGAACGAGCCGCCCGTGCGCGACAAGGTCGAGCTCAGCCGCCTCGCGGTGAGCCGACTCGGCAAGGACGTCGTCGACCTGCTCGACGCCGGCGTCGAGTACCCGGCCCCCGACGGCGGCACCCGCACGGTGCTGCGCGACGTCGAGTGGCGCATCGCGCCCGGCGAGCGCACCGGCATCCTCGGCGTGAACGGCGCCGGGAAGTCGACGCTCCTCGGCCTCGTCACCGGGGCGGTGAAGCCGACCGCCGGGCGGGTCAAGCGCGGGACGACCGTGCGCATCGCGACGCTCAGCCAAGAGCTCGCCGAGCTCGCCGAATGGGCGGACCAGCGCGTCAGCGCGGTGGTCGCCGAGCAGAAGCGCAGCTACACGATCGGCAGCGGCTCGAAGGCCGTCGAGCTCTCGCCGGGTCAGCTGCTCGAGCGCCTCGGGTTCTCGAACGCCCAGCTCTCGACGCCGGTGAAGAACCTCTCGGGCGGCCAGCGGCGGCGGCTGCAGCTGCTGCTCATCCTGTTGCAGGAGCCCAACGTGCTGATCCTCGACGAGCCGACGAACGACCTCGACACCGACATGCTCGCGGCGATCGAGGACCTGCTCGATTCCTGGCCGGGCACGCTCCTCGTCGTCTCGCACGACCGGTACCTGCTCGAGCGGGTCACCGACCAGCAGTTCGGCATCTTCGACGGGCACCTGCGGCACCTGCCGGGCGGCGTCGACCAGTACCTCGAGCTGCGGAGGCAGTCGGATGCCGCGGCGCCCGGTACCGCGGCCGGGCGGAGTGCGGGCGGTGCCGGCGCGGCCGGGGGATCGGTCGCGCCCGCGGCCGGGGCCGCTGGCCGACCCGCGAGCGGCGCGGCTTCGTCGTCGGCCCCGGCGCTCGCCGGCGCGGAGCGCCGCGCCGCCGAGAAGGAGCTCGCGTCGATCGACCGGAGGCTCGAGAAGTCGCAGGTCGAGATCGCTGCACACCACGAGCGGCTCGCACGCCATGACCAGTCCGACTACGTCGGCCTCGCCGCGCTCGGCGACGAGCTCGCGCAGCTCGAGGCATCCGTCGCCGATCTCGAGACGCGGTGGCTGGAGGTCTCGGAGTCGCTCGAGTCCTGA
- the glmU gene encoding bifunctional UDP-N-acetylglucosamine diphosphorylase/glucosamine-1-phosphate N-acetyltransferase GlmU gives MTDAQLAIVVLAAGQGTRMKSVVPKLLHPLAGAPIVAHVLATARALDADCVVAVVRHERDLVAAAVEAELPGAIIVDQDDVPGTGRAVELALAALPDDFDGDVLVLNGDVPLLNADTLADFLAQHRGTGVAGSVLSAHYADPSGYGRIVRAGDGAFDRIVEQKDASDDELALDEINAGIYAFGAAALRDQLANLTTDNAQGEKYLTDVIGLLRAAGSEVSALPVSEPWLVAGINDRAQLAETAARLNALIIRGWQLNGVTIEDPATTWIDLAVRIEPDVTIRPGTQLKGATTVATGAIVGPDTTLVDCEIGANAVVKRTDGTLAVIGEGAEVGPFAYLRPGTYLGADGKIGTFVETKNARIGDGSKVPHLSYIGDTEIGVGANIGAGSITANYDGVNKHRTTIGSHVRTGSHGVFVAPVTIGDGAYTGAGTVVRKDVPAGALGMNVAPQRNIEGWVGQHRPGTAAAEAAEAAGQQQDADVD, from the coding sequence ATGACCGATGCACAGCTCGCGATCGTCGTCCTCGCCGCAGGGCAGGGCACCCGGATGAAGTCCGTCGTCCCGAAGCTGCTGCACCCGCTCGCGGGTGCGCCGATCGTGGCCCACGTGCTCGCGACGGCCCGCGCACTCGACGCCGACTGCGTGGTCGCGGTCGTGCGGCACGAGCGCGACCTCGTGGCCGCGGCGGTCGAGGCCGAGCTGCCCGGCGCGATCATCGTCGACCAGGACGACGTGCCCGGCACCGGCCGGGCGGTCGAGCTCGCGCTCGCGGCACTCCCCGACGACTTCGACGGCGACGTGCTCGTGCTGAACGGCGACGTGCCCCTGCTGAACGCCGACACCCTCGCCGACTTCCTCGCCCAGCACCGCGGAACGGGCGTCGCCGGCTCCGTGCTCTCGGCGCACTACGCCGACCCGAGCGGATACGGCCGGATCGTGCGTGCCGGCGACGGCGCGTTCGACCGCATCGTCGAGCAGAAGGACGCCTCCGACGACGAGCTCGCACTCGACGAGATCAACGCCGGGATCTACGCGTTCGGTGCGGCGGCGCTGCGCGACCAGCTCGCGAACCTCACGACCGACAACGCGCAGGGCGAGAAGTACCTGACCGACGTGATCGGGCTGCTGCGGGCCGCCGGGTCCGAGGTCTCCGCGCTCCCGGTCTCGGAGCCGTGGCTCGTCGCCGGAATCAACGACCGCGCCCAGCTCGCCGAGACCGCGGCGCGCCTGAACGCCCTCATCATCCGCGGCTGGCAGCTGAACGGCGTCACGATCGAGGACCCCGCGACGACGTGGATCGACCTCGCGGTGCGCATCGAGCCGGATGTCACGATCCGCCCCGGCACGCAGCTCAAGGGCGCGACGACGGTCGCGACGGGGGCGATCGTCGGCCCCGACACGACGCTCGTCGACTGCGAGATCGGGGCGAACGCGGTCGTGAAGCGCACCGACGGCACCCTGGCCGTGATCGGCGAGGGCGCCGAGGTCGGACCCTTCGCCTATCTCCGCCCGGGCACGTACCTGGGTGCCGACGGCAAGATCGGCACGTTCGTCGAGACGAAGAACGCCCGCATCGGCGATGGCAGCAAGGTGCCCCATCTCTCCTACATCGGCGACACCGAGATCGGCGTCGGCGCCAACATCGGCGCGGGCTCGATCACGGCGAACTACGACGGCGTGAACAAGCACCGCACGACGATCGGCTCCCACGTGCGGACGGGATCGCACGGCGTGTTCGTCGCGCCCGTTACGATTGGAGACGGCGCGTACACGGGGGCGGGCACGGTCGTCCGGAAGGACGTCCCGGCCGGGGCCCTCGGCATGAACGTCGCGCCGCAGCGCAACATCGAGGGTTGGGTCGGGCAGCACCGCCCGGGAACCGCTGCCGCGGAAGCGGCGGAGGCGGCCGGACAGCAGCAGGACGCCGACGTCGACTGA
- the rsmA gene encoding 16S rRNA (adenine(1518)-N(6)/adenine(1519)-N(6))-dimethyltransferase RsmA, translating to MHRHEAEQAPAHPRLLGPAEIRDLAELLGVTPTKKLGQNFVHDANTVRRIVQAAGVERGETVLEIGPGLGSLTLGLLEAGASVIAVEIDGRLAAQLPHTATLMQPGTSLTVVHEDALKVRDLPGEPVRLVANLPYNVSVPVLLHLLEHVPSLRSGIVMVQAEVGYRLAAEPGSKVYGAPSVKAAWYGDWRTAGQVSRMVFWPVPNVDSVLVGFDRHGEPGDEAERRATFELVDAAFGQRRKMLRQALSGVLGGSAASATEVLERAGVDPQARGEQLAVDDFLRIARAVVRD from the coding sequence ATGCATCGCCACGAGGCAGAGCAGGCGCCGGCCCACCCGCGGCTGCTCGGCCCCGCCGAGATCCGCGACCTCGCCGAGCTCCTCGGCGTCACGCCGACGAAGAAGCTCGGCCAGAACTTCGTGCACGACGCCAACACGGTGCGCCGCATCGTGCAGGCCGCAGGCGTCGAACGCGGCGAGACGGTGCTCGAGATCGGCCCGGGGCTCGGATCGCTCACGCTCGGGCTGCTCGAGGCCGGGGCATCCGTCATCGCCGTCGAGATCGACGGCCGCCTCGCAGCGCAGCTGCCCCATACGGCGACGTTGATGCAACCGGGCACGTCGCTCACCGTCGTCCACGAGGACGCGCTCAAGGTGCGCGACCTCCCCGGCGAACCCGTGCGGCTCGTCGCCAACCTGCCGTACAACGTGTCGGTCCCGGTGCTGCTGCACCTGCTCGAGCACGTGCCCTCGCTGCGGTCGGGCATCGTCATGGTGCAGGCCGAGGTCGGCTACCGGCTCGCCGCGGAGCCCGGTTCGAAGGTGTACGGCGCGCCGAGCGTCAAGGCCGCCTGGTACGGAGACTGGCGCACCGCCGGACAGGTCTCCCGCATGGTGTTCTGGCCGGTGCCGAACGTCGACTCCGTGCTCGTCGGCTTCGACCGGCACGGCGAACCGGGTGACGAGGCCGAACGCCGGGCCACGTTCGAACTCGTCGACGCCGCATTCGGGCAGCGGCGCAAGATGCTCCGGCAGGCCCTCTCGGGCGTGCTCGGCGGCTCCGCCGCCTCGGCGACCGAGGTGCTCGAGCGCGCCGGGGTCGACCCGCAGGCGCGCGGCGAGCAACTCGCCGTCGACGACTTCCTGCGTATCGCGCGGGCGGTCGTTCGCGACTGA
- a CDS encoding TatD family hydrolase has translation MTEHLRNRSDGARDGKPAPDYPPAPEGLAVPVYDNHTHLEIADGALPLSVAEHLDRAEAVGIAGAVQVGTDVATSRWSADAADRDGRLLAAVALHPNEAPELEASGALDDALAVIDELAARPRVRAVGETGLDWYRTGEEGRPAQFRAFEAHIDIAKRHGVALQIHDRDAHDDVVETLRRVGAPERTVFHCFSGGEELARLAASEGWYCSFAGNVTFKNAENLREALRVLPRELILVETDAPYLTPAPLRGRPNAPYLVPVTVRFMADVLGAPLDELCADLASNTVRVYGSWQDDPVTSGFVDADGA, from the coding sequence GTGACCGAGCACCTCCGCAACCGCTCCGACGGCGCGCGCGACGGCAAGCCCGCGCCCGACTACCCGCCCGCGCCCGAGGGGCTCGCGGTGCCGGTGTACGACAACCACACCCACCTCGAGATCGCCGACGGCGCGCTGCCGCTCTCGGTCGCCGAGCACCTCGATCGCGCCGAGGCCGTCGGCATCGCGGGCGCCGTGCAGGTCGGCACCGATGTCGCGACCAGTCGGTGGTCGGCAGACGCCGCCGACCGTGACGGGCGCCTGCTCGCGGCCGTCGCCCTCCACCCGAACGAGGCCCCCGAGCTCGAGGCATCCGGCGCCCTCGACGACGCCCTGGCCGTCATCGACGAGCTCGCCGCGCGGCCGCGCGTGCGGGCCGTCGGCGAGACCGGCCTCGACTGGTACCGCACCGGCGAGGAGGGGCGGCCCGCCCAGTTCCGCGCCTTCGAGGCGCACATCGACATCGCCAAGCGCCACGGCGTCGCGCTGCAGATCCACGACCGCGACGCCCACGACGACGTCGTCGAGACCCTGCGCCGCGTCGGAGCGCCCGAACGCACCGTGTTCCACTGCTTCTCCGGCGGTGAGGAACTCGCGCGGCTCGCGGCATCCGAGGGCTGGTACTGCTCGTTCGCCGGCAACGTGACGTTCAAGAACGCCGAGAACCTGCGCGAGGCGCTGCGCGTGCTGCCGCGCGAGCTGATCCTCGTCGAGACGGATGCCCCGTACCTCACGCCGGCGCCGCTGCGCGGACGACCCAACGCGCCGTACCTCGTGCCCGTGACCGTGCGATTCATGGCCGACGTGCTCGGCGCGCCGCTCGACGAACTCTGCGCCGACCTCGCGTCGAACACCGTCCGCGTGTACGGCTCATGGCAGGATGACCCCGTGACCAGCGGATTCGTCGACGCGGACGGGGCCTGA
- a CDS encoding methionine ABC transporter ATP-binding protein, which translates to MAIVSLANVGKSYPSPDRGGDPVVAVDDVTLDIEPGDVYGIIGYSGAGKSTLVRLINALEPVTAGTVTVDGRVISGLPERELRGIRLGIGMIFQQFNLFDQKTVQANVAYPLKVAGWSKAEITARVAELLDFVGLASKAKAYPEQLSGGQKQRVGIARALATRPSILLADEATSALDPETTQEVLALLKRVNTEQGVTMVVITHEMDVIQSIATKVAVMDGGRVIEHGDVFDVFSAPQHPASQRFVSTVVKGVPSPAELAVLRERHAGRIVTFSFRDGDASQAQVFLDLAAAGVEFELVYGGINDIRGRAFGHLTLALRGTDAAVDGVLAKLGEHVEVNEAGSDASAGEVR; encoded by the coding sequence ATGGCCATCGTGAGCCTTGCGAACGTGGGCAAGTCGTATCCGTCGCCGGATCGCGGCGGTGACCCCGTCGTCGCGGTCGACGACGTCACGCTCGACATCGAGCCGGGCGACGTCTACGGCATCATCGGCTACTCGGGCGCCGGCAAGTCGACGCTCGTGCGTCTCATCAACGCGCTCGAACCCGTCACCGCCGGCACCGTCACGGTCGACGGCCGGGTGATCTCGGGGCTTCCCGAGCGGGAGCTTCGGGGCATCCGGCTCGGCATCGGCATGATCTTCCAGCAGTTCAACCTGTTCGACCAGAAGACGGTGCAGGCGAACGTCGCGTACCCGTTGAAGGTCGCCGGCTGGTCGAAGGCCGAGATCACGGCGCGCGTCGCCGAACTGCTCGACTTCGTCGGGCTCGCGAGCAAGGCGAAGGCCTACCCCGAGCAGCTCTCGGGCGGCCAGAAGCAGCGCGTCGGGATCGCGCGGGCCCTCGCGACCCGGCCCTCGATCCTGCTCGCCGACGAGGCGACCAGCGCCCTCGACCCCGAGACGACCCAGGAGGTGCTGGCGCTGCTGAAGCGCGTCAACACCGAGCAGGGCGTCACGATGGTCGTCATCACGCACGAGATGGACGTCATCCAGTCGATCGCCACGAAGGTCGCCGTGATGGACGGCGGCCGGGTCATCGAGCACGGCGACGTGTTCGACGTGTTCTCGGCGCCGCAGCACCCGGCCTCGCAGCGGTTCGTCTCGACGGTGGTCAAGGGCGTGCCCTCACCCGCCGAGCTTGCGGTGCTGCGCGAACGCCACGCCGGACGCATCGTGACGTTCTCGTTCCGCGACGGCGACGCCTCGCAGGCGCAGGTCTTCCTCGACCTCGCCGCGGCCGGCGTCGAGTTCGAGCTCGTCTACGGCGGCATCAACGACATCCGCGGCCGGGCGTTCGGTCACCTCACGCTCGCGCTGCGCGGCACGGATGCCGCGGTCGACGGCGTGCTCGCGAAGCTCGGCGAGCACGTCGAGGTGAACGAGGCCGGTTCGGATGCCTCGGCAGGGGAGGTGCGCTGA
- a CDS encoding methionine ABC transporter permease — protein sequence MDALLELGPEFWKAAGETLYIVGLTMLFGGAGGLLLGIGLYVSRAGSLLPNRAVYTVLNVVINFFRPIPFIIFIAAIQPVTRAVIGTGIGNDAAIFALSLAASFAIGRIVEQNLLTVRPGVIEAARSMGAGPWRILFTVVLGEALGPLILGYTFIVIAVIDMSAVAGFIGGGGLGYFAQLYGYRQFEPVVTWAAVLLIVVFVQIVQSLGNWLARKVLRR from the coding sequence ATGGACGCGCTGCTCGAACTCGGGCCCGAGTTCTGGAAGGCCGCCGGCGAGACGCTGTACATCGTCGGGTTGACGATGCTGTTCGGCGGTGCCGGCGGCCTGCTGCTCGGTATCGGGCTCTACGTGAGCCGGGCCGGGAGCCTGCTGCCGAACCGAGCCGTGTACACCGTCCTGAACGTCGTGATCAACTTCTTCCGCCCGATCCCGTTCATCATCTTCATCGCGGCGATCCAGCCGGTGACCCGGGCCGTGATCGGCACGGGCATCGGCAACGACGCCGCGATCTTCGCGCTGTCGCTGGCGGCGTCGTTCGCGATCGGGCGCATCGTCGAGCAGAACCTGCTCACGGTGCGGCCGGGCGTGATCGAGGCGGCGCGCTCGATGGGCGCCGGTCCCTGGCGGATCCTGTTCACGGTCGTGCTGGGCGAGGCGCTCGGCCCGCTGATCCTCGGGTACACCTTCATCGTGATCGCGGTCATCGACATGTCCGCGGTCGCCGGGTTCATCGGCGGCGGCGGCCTCGGCTACTTCGCGCAGCTCTACGGGTACCGGCAGTTCGAGCCGGTCGTGACGTGGGCGGCGGTGCTGCTGATCGTGGTGTTCGTGCAGATCGTGCAGTCGCTCGGCAACTGGCTGGCCCGCAAGGTGCTGCGCCGCTGA